One Flavobacterium sp. 90 DNA segment encodes these proteins:
- a CDS encoding exopolyphosphatase produces MLKKHKSQILFFILLNLFFSINAFSQKNVYAGIEIGRRAIKVSVLEVNNIKKADYDILYFANERISLADHIAASGELPQDDINKVTMIIVDQLKKIKEEFKLREENIFIVAAPVFSSARNIDVLKNKISSLTTKSFDIINVNEEAKMLVKGAIPPVDYSNASLLDIGAQTTKGGYIDELEDNKLEFVPLELDFGTMTLTDAVKKTVVNPNQANDMSTFQEKSFDYNPVLRKKIKEMLDANPLLLKKEKIYLSGGAVWAFATLYYDENVKNHYIPLTLEDVINYDAILKNNFVKYTNLAKTNKEMARVLSTYDQKYLISANNILQNFLESIPNLETKKVFFVKDGQVTWLMSYIADRSKKVNTNF; encoded by the coding sequence ATGCTTAAAAAACACAAATCCCAAATTCTATTTTTCATTCTTTTAAACTTATTCTTTTCTATCAATGCATTTTCTCAAAAGAATGTTTATGCCGGAATCGAAATCGGACGCAGAGCAATTAAAGTTTCTGTTCTGGAAGTAAATAATATCAAAAAAGCGGACTATGATATTCTTTATTTTGCAAATGAGAGAATTAGTCTTGCTGATCACATTGCTGCTTCGGGCGAGTTACCTCAGGACGATATCAATAAAGTTACTATGATAATTGTTGATCAATTGAAGAAAATCAAAGAGGAATTTAAGCTTCGGGAAGAAAATATCTTTATTGTAGCTGCGCCTGTTTTCTCATCTGCTCGTAATATCGATGTTTTAAAAAATAAAATTAGTTCCCTAACCACTAAAAGTTTTGACATTATTAATGTTAACGAAGAAGCTAAAATGTTAGTTAAAGGTGCAATTCCACCTGTTGATTATTCTAACGCTTCACTACTTGATATTGGTGCTCAAACTACTAAAGGCGGATACATTGACGAACTTGAAGATAACAAATTGGAGTTTGTACCTTTGGAGCTTGATTTTGGTACAATGACACTTACAGATGCCGTAAAAAAGACGGTTGTAAATCCAAATCAAGCGAATGATATGTCGACCTTTCAGGAAAAATCTTTTGATTATAACCCAGTGTTGCGTAAGAAGATTAAGGAAATGCTAGATGCAAATCCTCTTCTATTAAAAAAGGAAAAAATCTATTTATCTGGTGGAGCTGTTTGGGCATTTGCAACGTTATATTATGATGAAAACGTTAAAAATCATTATATTCCATTAACGCTTGAAGACGTTATCAATTATGATGCAATCCTGAAAAATAACTTTGTGAAGTATACAAACCTTGCTAAAACGAATAAAGAAATGGCTAGAGTTTTGAGTACATATGACCAGAAATACCTTATTTCGGCAAACAACATACTTCAGAACTTTTTGGAAAGCATTCCAAATTTAGAAACAAAGAAAGTATTCTTCGTTAAAGACGGACAAGTAACTTGGCTTATGTCATACATCGCAGATCGTTCTAAAAAAGTAAATACTAATTTTTAA
- a CDS encoding GNAT family N-acetyltransferase, whose translation MSILYQSSRIIIREFLPQEQQTFLDLFEDNQVTQYLPYASPERYLEMFNELLENYEKKNLSRWAIFDTTNNNFIGICVARIFIHNKTQIEIGYVLSREYWGKGIATEVCKAITQYAFANTDTKEVVAITDLDNTGSQNVLQKAGFERLNNLIRNEEEIAYFKIERSLV comes from the coding sequence ATGTCTATTCTTTATCAAAGCTCAAGAATAATTATTCGCGAATTTCTACCTCAGGAACAACAAACATTTTTAGATCTTTTTGAAGATAATCAAGTTACACAATACCTTCCTTATGCTTCACCAGAAAGATATTTGGAAATGTTTAATGAATTGCTTGAAAATTATGAAAAGAAAAACCTAAGTCGATGGGCGATATTCGATACGACAAATAATAATTTTATAGGAATTTGTGTTGCCCGTATTTTTATACACAATAAAACCCAAATAGAAATAGGTTACGTACTTAGTAGAGAATATTGGGGAAAAGGTATCGCAACAGAAGTATGCAAGGCTATAACTCAATATGCTTTTGCAAACACAGATACGAAAGAAGTTGTAGCTATAACAGATCTCGATAACACCGGATCACAAAACGTGCTGCAAAAAGCCGGATTTGAACGATTGAATAACTTAATAAGAAATGAAGAAGAAATAGCTTATTTTAAGATAGAAAGATCATTAGTTTAA
- a CDS encoding DUF6443 domain-containing protein, translating to MKKYIAIIILLLLAIPGINAQTFSDDNFVYKIAPKKKVQASDFSTLTKDSIVQNITYFDGLGRPVQSMAIGQGVGGTDIVTPIQYDGFGRQVKEYLPYPVANSGTNYPRIDTEISIESLKGVYSSKFDDASNPFSEKQLESSPLSRVLKQAAPGDAWAMNSGHEIKFDYQTNTGTTEVKLYKATANWDAGLGLYDIRFVDAGNYGINELYKTVTYDENTTPGTKVGIEEFKNKQGQVVLKRNYNGTDQLDTYYVYDIYGNLTYVIPPKADAVIDREVLDGLCYQYKYDYRNRLVEKKLPGKDWEFIVYDNLNRPVATGPAASPFKDDATIGWIITKYDVLGRPIYTGWSSDASNSTMRKTLQDAQNLATTLFETKTALNIDSIPTGYNNSIAPTNFKLLTVNYYDDYSFPAAQAVPTTIMGQKVLTNVKGLPTGSWTRVITTLTSDAGETATVFYDKTGKVISTYLKNYLGGINHSDSKLDFLGKPLSTVTEHQRLSSGATILINEKFTYSAQDRLLTHTHQIGNGGTEELMASNEYDELGQLKSKSVGNSALSPLQKVDFAYNIRGWLTDINDTKDLNQDLFAFRINYNKVEGNTSYTKELYNGNIAETFWSSGLDASGIKHGYGYQYDQLNRLKDAWYQDPKSADNKNYFGENNIEYDKNGNITKLLRERKLGTANPYVDPMDNLDYFYKANTNRLMKVTDKSNAPEGFKDDSNGSNDTVDDYDYDLNGNLIKDDNKGITKIEYNHLNLPKKIAFGITNNIEYIYNATGQKVQKIVTETGKPTLTTDYLGGFQYKNNDLEFFPTAEGYVKSTSGNLSYVFQYKDHLGNVRVSYTKNSSNVPEVIDENNYYPFGLTHVSNSILPGTNNKYKFNGKELQDETIGGNQLNLYDYGARNYDPALGRWMNIDPLAEISRRNSPYVYALNNPVYFIDPDGMANASNRGSGNGTDEFDKGGKKEPMELYPGQNNTNNGKYRDDDPNLDHKVSEFLDDFNLQPNYIAGEGGKNGEGGKGAKGGKGGKGGKRGQKTSKKNVKSSYSLSDLWNSAIARVLVPDQISLHLTQGVSGAVGFSQDHAWTWITRGNDASLTPYRTVTLALTAGADFSANFASVGIGSGRYLTADMRNLEPGTASGGLLGWGGNLSGDLGLGVGGSVNGSIGFSEEPLVSRPTWVTTGFSGGFTSGAGVRGGISYTIPINR from the coding sequence ATGAAAAAATATATAGCAATAATAATCTTGTTATTACTTGCAATTCCGGGTATAAATGCTCAGACTTTCAGTGATGATAATTTTGTTTACAAAATAGCACCTAAAAAGAAAGTTCAGGCGAGTGATTTTAGTACACTGACCAAAGATTCGATTGTTCAAAATATAACTTATTTTGATGGATTAGGCCGCCCTGTGCAGTCTATGGCAATAGGTCAGGGAGTTGGAGGTACAGATATTGTTACTCCAATTCAATATGATGGTTTTGGGAGGCAAGTAAAAGAATACTTGCCTTATCCAGTAGCCAATAGCGGGACAAATTATCCCAGAATTGACACCGAGATATCAATAGAAAGTTTAAAAGGAGTCTACAGCTCAAAATTTGACGATGCTTCAAATCCATTCTCAGAAAAACAGCTTGAGAGTTCACCATTAAGCAGAGTATTAAAACAAGCTGCTCCGGGCGATGCGTGGGCTATGAATAGCGGTCACGAGATTAAATTTGATTATCAAACTAATACCGGTACAACTGAGGTAAAGTTATACAAAGCCACAGCTAATTGGGATGCAGGATTAGGATTATACGATATTCGTTTTGTAGATGCGGGCAATTACGGCATTAATGAATTGTATAAAACAGTTACGTATGATGAGAACACTACTCCGGGAACTAAAGTAGGAATTGAAGAATTTAAAAACAAACAAGGACAAGTAGTGCTAAAGCGTAATTATAATGGTACGGATCAACTTGATACTTATTATGTATATGATATTTACGGAAATCTGACTTATGTAATTCCTCCAAAAGCTGATGCAGTTATAGATCGCGAAGTTCTGGATGGTTTATGTTACCAATATAAGTATGATTATAGAAACCGCTTGGTTGAGAAAAAATTACCAGGGAAAGATTGGGAGTTTATTGTTTATGATAATTTAAACAGACCAGTAGCAACAGGACCAGCAGCTTCGCCCTTTAAAGACGATGCTACAATAGGCTGGATTATTACGAAATACGATGTTCTTGGACGACCTATTTATACCGGTTGGAGTAGTGATGCTTCAAATTCTACAATGAGAAAAACATTGCAGGATGCGCAAAATTTAGCTACTACTTTGTTCGAAACAAAGACAGCACTAAATATTGATAGTATTCCTACGGGTTATAATAATAGTATAGCGCCAACGAATTTTAAACTCTTAACGGTTAATTATTACGATGATTATTCGTTTCCTGCAGCTCAGGCAGTACCTACAACGATTATGGGGCAAAAAGTGCTAACCAATGTAAAAGGGCTGCCAACCGGAAGCTGGACCAGAGTTATAACAACTCTTACTTCTGACGCAGGAGAAACGGCTACAGTTTTTTATGATAAAACAGGAAAAGTTATAAGTACTTATCTTAAAAATTATTTGGGAGGTATAAATCATAGTGATAGTAAACTTGACTTTTTAGGAAAACCCCTAAGTACTGTAACAGAGCATCAGCGTTTAAGTAGCGGAGCTACAATCCTTATCAATGAAAAATTTACTTATTCGGCTCAGGATCGTTTATTGACCCATACTCACCAAATAGGGAATGGAGGTACAGAAGAACTTATGGCTTCTAATGAATATGATGAGTTAGGACAGTTGAAGAGCAAAAGTGTAGGTAATAGCGCTTTAAGCCCTCTTCAGAAAGTTGATTTTGCTTATAATATTAGAGGCTGGCTTACCGATATTAATGATACAAAGGACTTAAATCAAGATTTATTTGCTTTTAGAATTAATTACAATAAAGTTGAAGGAAATACGAGTTACACAAAAGAACTTTATAATGGAAATATTGCAGAGACTTTTTGGAGTTCAGGTCTTGATGCCTCCGGAATTAAGCATGGTTATGGTTATCAATACGATCAATTGAATCGATTAAAAGACGCTTGGTATCAAGATCCAAAATCAGCTGATAATAAGAATTATTTTGGAGAGAATAACATAGAGTATGATAAGAACGGAAATATTACAAAGTTACTACGTGAGCGTAAATTAGGTACAGCTAATCCTTATGTTGATCCTATGGATAATCTGGATTATTTCTATAAAGCAAACACGAACCGACTTATGAAAGTTACGGATAAGTCTAATGCACCGGAAGGTTTTAAAGATGACAGTAATGGTTCTAATGACACGGTAGACGACTACGATTATGACCTAAACGGAAATTTGATAAAAGACGACAATAAAGGCATAACTAAAATTGAGTATAATCATCTAAATTTACCTAAGAAAATTGCATTTGGAATAACAAATAACATTGAATATATTTACAATGCAACAGGACAAAAAGTACAAAAAATTGTAACAGAAACAGGAAAACCTACACTAACAACAGATTATTTGGGTGGCTTTCAGTACAAAAACAATGATTTAGAGTTTTTTCCAACTGCAGAAGGGTATGTTAAAAGTACAAGTGGTAATCTTTCCTATGTGTTTCAGTATAAAGATCACTTAGGAAATGTGCGAGTGAGTTATACTAAAAATAGTAGTAATGTTCCTGAAGTTATTGACGAAAATAATTATTATCCTTTTGGTCTGACTCATGTTAGTAACAGTATTTTGCCAGGTACTAATAATAAGTATAAGTTTAATGGTAAGGAACTGCAAGATGAAACTATTGGAGGTAATCAATTGAATCTATACGATTATGGAGCGCGTAATTATGACCCTGCACTTGGTCGTTGGATGAATATAGATCCCTTAGCAGAAATTTCAAGAAGGAATTCCCCATATGTTTATGCTCTTAATAATCCTGTTTACTTTATTGACCCCGATGGAATGGCAAATGCATCAAATAGAGGTAGTGGCAATGGTACTGATGAGTTCGATAAAGGAGGAAAAAAAGAGCCGATGGAATTATATCCTGGACAAAACAATACAAATAATGGGAAATATAGAGATGATGATCCTAATCTGGACCATAAAGTAAGCGAGTTTTTAGATGACTTTAATTTACAGCCTAATTATATCGCGGGAGAAGGTGGGAAAAATGGAGAAGGTGGAAAAGGTGCGAAAGGTGGGAAAGGTGGGAAAGGTGGAAAACGCGGCCAAAAAACAAGTAAAAAGAATGTAAAATCAAGTTACAGTCTATCAGATTTATGGAATAGCGCAATCGCACGAGTATTGGTTCCTGATCAAATTTCTTTACATCTTACACAAGGAGTATCAGGTGCCGTTGGCTTCAGTCAAGATCATGCTTGGACATGGATAACAAGAGGAAATGATGCCAGTTTGACACCCTATAGGACTGTAACCCTTGCTCTAACTGCTGGAGCAGATTTTTCTGCAAATTTTGCTTCAGTTGGTATAGGTTCAGGACGATACTTAACAGCTGACATGAGAAATTTAGAACCTGGAACGGCGTCAGGAGGATTATTAGGATGGGGTGGGAATTTATCAGGAGATCTAGGTTTAGGAGTTGGAGGCTCGGTAAATGGTTCGATAGGTTTTAGTGAGGAGCCACTCGTTAGTAGACCAACTTGGGTGACTACTGGATTTTCAGGTGGATTTACATCCGGAGCTGGTGTAAGGGGGGGAATAAGTTATACTATACCAATTAATAGATAG